The following coding sequences lie in one Phacochoerus africanus isolate WHEZ1 chromosome 12, ROS_Pafr_v1, whole genome shotgun sequence genomic window:
- the HHIPL2 gene encoding HHIP-like protein 2 isoform X2: protein MLAPSRARSPQVPWLLSASRILCLCLAVVLSWASLLQGHPQCLDYGPPFQPLLPLEFCSDYDNFGCCDQRKDRRIAARYWDIMEYFDLKGHELCGGYIKDILCQECSPYAAHLYDAENPRTPLRNLPGLCSDYCSAFHSNCHSAISLLTSDRRLQQSHQKDGARFCHLLNLPDQDYCFPNVLRSNHLTRKLGVVAEDPRGCLQLCLAEVANGLRNPVSMVHAGDGTHRLFVAEQVGVVWVYLPDGSRLEQPFLDLKSIVLSTPWIGDERGFLGLAFHPQFRRNRKFYIYYSCLGKKRAEKIRISEMKVSQADPNKADPKSERVILEIEEPASNHNGGQLLFGLDGYMYIFTGDGGQAGDPFGKFGNAQNKSSLLGKVLRIDVNGAGSGGQRYRVPRDNPFVSEPGAHPAIYAYGIRNMWRCAVDRGDPVTRKGRGRMFCGDVGQNRFEEIDIIVKGGNYGWRAKEGFECYDKTLCHNSSLDDILPIYAYGHAVGKSVTGGHVYRGCESPNLNGLYIFGDFMSGRLMALQEDRRTKKWKKRDICLSNTESCAFPGLISTYSKFIISFAEDEAASQSR from the exons ATGCTCGCTCCCAGCCGTGCGCGGAGTCCGCAAGTCCCCTGGCTCCTGAGCGCTTCTCGaattctctgcctctgcctcgcAGTCGTGCTGAGCTGGGCGAGCTTGCTCCAGGGACACCCCCAGTGTCTGGATTACGGGCCCCCCTTCCAGCCCCTCCTTCCCCTGGAGTTTTGCTCTGACTATGACAACTTCGGCTGCTGTGACCAGCGCAAGGACCGCCGCATCGCTGCCCGGTACTGGGACATCATGGAATACTTCGACCTCAAGGGCCACGAGCTGTGCGGAGGCTACATTAAGGACATCCTTTGCCAG gaGTGCTCGCCCTACGCCGCGCACCTGTACGATGCTGAGAACCCGCGGACGCCACTCCGGAACCTTCCCGGGCTCTGCTCTGACTACTGCTCTGCCTTCCACTCCAACTGCCACTCTGCCATCTCCCTGCTGACCAGCGACCGCCGCCTCCAGCAGTCCCATCAGAAGGATGGTGCCCGCTTCTGCCACCTCCTCAATCTCCCGGACCAGGACTACTGCTTCCCCAACGTCCTGAGGAGCAACCATCTCACCCGCAAGCTGGGGGTGGTGGCCGAGGACCCTCGGGGCTGCCTGCAGCTCTGCCTGGCCGAGGTGGCCAACGGGCTGAGAAACCCGGTCTCCATGGTCCACGCGGGGGACGGCACCCACCGCCTCTTCGTGGCCGAGCAGGTGGGGGTGGTGTGGGTCTATCTGCCCGACGGGAGTCGCCTGGAACAGCCCTTCTTGGACCTCAAGAGCATCGTGCTGAGCACTCCGTGGATTGGGGATGAGAGGGGCTTCCTGGGGTTGGCTTTTCATCCTCAGTTCCGCCGCAACCGCAAGTTCTACATTTATTACTCGTGCCTGGGCAAGAAGAGGGCAGAAAAGATCCGGATTAGTGAGATGAAGGTGTCCCAGGCTGATCCCAACAAAGCTGATCCCAAATCAGAGAG ggTCATCTTGGAGATAGAAGAACCAGCCTCCAATCATAACGGGGGACAGCTGCTTTTTGGCCTGGATGGCTATATGTACATATTCACCGGGGATGGAGGGCAGGCTGGGGACCCCTTCGGCAAGTTTGGAAATGCTCAGAACAA AAGCTCCCTGCTGGGAAAAGTGTTAAGGATTGATGTGAACGGAGCAGGCTCAGGGGGCCAGCGCTACCGAGTCCCCCGGGACAATCCGTTTGTCTCTGAGCCAGGGGCCCATCCTGCCATCTACGCCTACGGGATCAGAAACATGTGGCGCTGTGCCGTGGACCGAGGGGACCCCGTCACACGCAAGGGCCGAGGACGGATGTTCTGTGGGGACGTGGGACAGAACAGGTTTGAAGAAATTGACATCATTGTTAAAGGCGGAAACTACGGCTGGAGGGCAAAGGAAGGGTTCGAATGTTATGACAAGACGCTTTGTCACAACTCCTCCTTGG ATGACATTCTGCCCATCTATGCCTATGGCCACGCGGTGGGGAAGTCAGTTACCGGAGGGCACGTGTACCGAGGCTGTGAATCCCCAAATCTCAATGGGCTCTACATCTTCGGAGACTTCATGAGCGG tCGGCTTATGGCTTTGCAGGAAGATAGAAGaaccaagaaatggaagaaacgGGACATTTGCCTGAGCAACACTGAGTCCTGTGCCTTCCCAGGGCTGATCAGCACATACAGCAAGTTTATCATCTCCTTTGCTGAAGACGAAGCAG CTTCCCAGAGTCGATGA